A genomic window from Photobacterium gaetbulicola Gung47 includes:
- a CDS encoding hypothetical protein (COG3048), translated as MTKLTADIKANSELFVEETKDTQQVWGLCNEEGDWLSVDSSEFEESEVMPFWSNEADAAVHCVDEWAEFSAVMIPLDVFVEDWMITLAEDGVLVGLNWTAQLEGSEVEPSDVAKMYL; from the coding sequence CTAAGTTAACCGCAGATATTAAGGCAAATAGCGAGCTGTTTGTTGAAGAGACCAAAGATACTCAGCAGGTATGGGGACTTTGTAACGAAGAAGGTGACTGGCTTTCTGTTGACTCTAGCGAGTTCGAAGAATCTGAAGTAATGCCATTCTGGTCGAACGAAGCCGATGCAGCTGTTCACTGTGTTGATGAGTGGGCTGAGTTTTCTGCAGTGATGATCCCGCTAGATGTTTTTGTTGAAGACTGGATGATCACGTTGGCTGAAGACGGTGTACTGGTTGGTTTGAACTGGACCGCTCAGCTTGAAGGTTCTGAAGTTGAACCTTCTGATGTGGCAAAGATGTATCTGTAA
- a CDS encoding hypothetical protein (COG2606) — protein sequence MAMALTVGQFLNSHNVDFSLTRHKHTDTSFSSAISAHVPTSQVAKAVMLKDQNGEFLMAVVPSNRRVMIDKISRMMGKQYFLVGEHELSNIFQDCEPGAIPSIGQAYQVDMLVDDMLFDQDELFIESGDHENLIHVDSKQFHKIMHDIPHKNISGYRMMFSDGHEGRHWEWE from the coding sequence ATGGCTATGGCACTGACAGTAGGGCAATTTCTTAACAGCCACAATGTTGACTTCAGTTTGACTCGGCATAAACATACCGATACGTCATTTAGCTCGGCTATCTCGGCCCATGTACCGACATCGCAAGTTGCAAAGGCGGTAATGCTAAAAGATCAAAACGGTGAGTTTTTGATGGCTGTCGTCCCTTCAAACCGCCGCGTAATGATAGACAAGATCAGCCGCATGATGGGGAAGCAGTACTTCCTTGTTGGCGAGCATGAACTATCCAATATCTTCCAAGATTGTGAACCCGGCGCGATACCGTCAATTGGGCAGGCTTACCAAGTTGATATGCTGGTAGATGACATGTTGTTCGACCAAGATGAGCTGTTTATAGAGTCGGGCGATCATGAAAATCTAATTCATGTTGACAGTAAGCAGTTCCACAAAATCATGCATGATATCCCGCACAAAAATATCAGTGGGTACCGGATGATGTTTTCTGATGGCCACGAAGGAAGACATTGGGAGTGGGAGTAG
- a CDS encoding thioredoxin (COG0526) — MSSAQLKQRMVKVWSDVLKLFSRAKTARTQTARPSKMKRLVKEAVFMLLVLLVVTTGLDIWRSQSMPQGDTPHLVAESTTGEQIDLIARSHEKPVMVYFWGTWCSVCRFVSPTIDWLDSDYDVISIAVNSGDNRRLNGYLDHHGYGFTTINDNRGALMREWGISAVPSIFIIKSGKVSSVTTGFSTPPGLWLRMRMAI; from the coding sequence ATGTCATCAGCGCAATTGAAGCAGCGAATGGTAAAGGTGTGGAGTGATGTGCTCAAATTGTTCTCCCGAGCCAAAACAGCCCGTACCCAAACAGCAAGGCCGTCGAAAATGAAGCGCTTAGTGAAAGAAGCGGTATTCATGCTGCTGGTATTACTCGTAGTCACAACCGGGCTTGATATATGGCGAAGCCAAAGCATGCCACAAGGAGACACCCCCCACCTTGTCGCTGAATCGACAACCGGCGAGCAGATCGATCTGATTGCCCGCAGCCATGAAAAGCCCGTGATGGTCTATTTCTGGGGGACGTGGTGCAGCGTGTGCCGCTTTGTCAGCCCAACTATCGACTGGCTGGATAGCGATTATGACGTTATCTCTATCGCGGTTAATTCAGGTGATAACCGACGGCTCAATGGCTACCTTGACCATCATGGCTATGGTTTTACCACCATCAACGATAATCGAGGCGCTCTGATGCGGGAATGGGGTATTTCCGCAGTTCCGTCCATTTTTATCATCAAAAGTGGCAAGGTCTCATCGGTAACGACGGGCTTTAGCACACCTCCTGGATTATGGCTAAGAATGCGAATGGCTATCTAA
- a CDS encoding putative suppressor for copper-sensitivity B precursor (COG4232,COG4233): MIIKRFSILTAFVMLLGSLFSLSASAVEYSSGWLQNPNHPPVELRYMLTGQQNPENKTVEALLEVKLDTDWKTYWRSPGEGGVAPSIDWSLSNNLDNVDWHWPMPKRYEFLGVETLGYKDTIIFPMTIHVQDMSKPVFLSGILTMSSCTNICVLTDYEITLDFNPANLTVSEQAMHLYNQGISRVPTEQPSVEIKALSWNKENKTMSVIATNTLGWTQPDVFIDGESQNVQDASFLKPTIHVNGDTLTAQMKVSSWFGEPKLLGEALNVTISDTDFSVETQGIATDTPVILPTSDSNLIEIIGIALLGGLILNIMPCVLPVLGMKLSSVIAAEGLEQRQIRMQFLSSAAGIITSFWLLAGFLITLKLSGQALGWGVQFQSPYFIAAMVIITALFAANMLGLFEIRLSSKTNTWMATKGDDSYAGHFVQGMFATLLATPCSAPFLGTAVAFALGADIITLIAIFTALAVGMAAPWLVIALFPRLAKLLPKPGMWMDKVKSLFGLMMLATSLWLLSLMTSFLSTASVVLVGVLLVVVLLWRLGKVKGRKPVILAMAFIIVGSGGGLIAGSMTAEHWSTPLPKDHAWQPLDINAIQQQVNQGKTVFVDVTADWCITCKVNKMSVLLQDPVYSALDNEHIVLMKGDWTRPSDYVTGYLRSNGRFGVPFNIVYGPSAPTGIPLPVILTSSDVISAIEAANGKGVE, translated from the coding sequence ATGATTATTAAACGATTTTCCATTCTCACTGCCTTCGTGATGCTGCTGGGCAGCCTTTTTTCGTTATCGGCTTCGGCTGTTGAATACTCAAGCGGCTGGCTACAAAACCCAAATCATCCACCTGTCGAGTTGCGCTACATGCTGACAGGGCAACAAAATCCGGAAAATAAAACCGTCGAAGCCCTGTTGGAAGTAAAACTCGATACTGATTGGAAAACCTACTGGCGCAGCCCTGGTGAAGGTGGCGTCGCCCCCTCTATTGATTGGTCACTATCGAATAACCTCGATAATGTGGACTGGCATTGGCCAATGCCTAAACGCTATGAGTTTTTGGGTGTCGAGACTCTAGGTTACAAAGATACCATCATCTTCCCGATGACCATTCACGTCCAAGATATGTCTAAGCCGGTTTTCCTGTCCGGTATCTTGACCATGTCTTCCTGTACCAACATTTGTGTACTGACCGATTACGAAATCACGCTCGACTTCAATCCCGCCAACCTGACGGTATCAGAACAGGCGATGCACCTGTACAATCAGGGAATAAGCCGTGTACCAACCGAGCAGCCAAGTGTCGAAATCAAGGCTCTCTCTTGGAATAAAGAAAACAAAACGATGTCAGTGATTGCCACTAACACACTGGGATGGACCCAGCCTGATGTGTTCATCGACGGCGAATCGCAAAATGTCCAGGATGCCTCGTTCCTTAAACCGACCATTCACGTAAACGGTGACACCCTCACTGCGCAAATGAAAGTGAGCAGCTGGTTCGGGGAACCCAAATTGCTGGGTGAAGCACTCAATGTCACTATCAGTGATACAGACTTCTCGGTAGAAACCCAGGGCATTGCCACTGATACCCCAGTCATTCTGCCCACAAGTGACAGCAACCTCATCGAAATTATCGGTATCGCCTTACTCGGTGGTTTAATCCTCAACATCATGCCTTGCGTACTGCCGGTATTGGGGATGAAACTGAGCAGTGTCATTGCCGCTGAAGGGCTTGAACAGCGCCAAATCCGTATGCAGTTCCTATCTTCTGCAGCCGGCATCATCACATCATTCTGGCTATTGGCTGGTTTCCTCATCACCCTGAAACTATCGGGGCAGGCACTAGGCTGGGGAGTGCAATTCCAGAGTCCATACTTTATCGCTGCCATGGTGATTATCACCGCGCTGTTTGCCGCCAATATGCTTGGCCTATTCGAAATCCGCCTATCGAGCAAAACGAATACCTGGATGGCCACCAAAGGCGATGACTCTTATGCCGGACACTTTGTTCAGGGTATGTTCGCGACCTTACTGGCGACACCATGCAGTGCACCTTTCCTCGGTACAGCTGTGGCCTTTGCATTGGGTGCTGATATCATCACTCTCATTGCCATCTTCACAGCCCTTGCTGTCGGTATGGCAGCTCCTTGGCTAGTAATCGCTCTATTCCCTCGCCTAGCGAAACTGTTGCCGAAGCCGGGCATGTGGATGGATAAGGTCAAAAGCCTCTTCGGCTTGATGATGCTGGCAACCAGTTTGTGGCTATTGAGCTTGATGACAAGCTTCCTATCAACAGCGTCCGTCGTTCTTGTCGGTGTATTGCTCGTCGTTGTCTTACTGTGGCGTCTGGGCAAGGTTAAAGGTCGCAAGCCTGTTATTCTGGCCATGGCATTTATCATCGTCGGGTCAGGCGGCGGGCTTATCGCAGGCAGCATGACGGCCGAACACTGGTCAACACCGCTTCCCAAAGATCATGCCTGGCAGCCGCTTGATATTAATGCAATCCAACAGCAGGTTAACCAAGGAAAAACCGTCTTCGTTGATGTCACCGCTGATTGGTGTATCACCTGCAAGGTCAACAAAATGAGCGTTCTGCTTCAAGACCCTGTTTATTCGGCATTAGATAATGAACATATTGTATTGATGAAAGGTGATTGGACCCGACCGTCTGATTACGTGACAGGCTACCTGCGCTCCAACGGTCGCTTTGGTGTACCGTTCAATATCGTTTACGGGCCGAGTGCACCGACGGGGATCCCTCTTCCGGTTATTCTGACCAGCAGCGATGTCATCAGCGCAATTGAAGCAGCGAATGGTAAAGGTGTGGAGTGA
- a CDS encoding esterase/lipase (COG0596) yields the protein MSSKIYFKKSRGFDLRRRLINLTTRLHHRIAPNHARSVARKVLLTPVRSKKAAAEPAGLTRKPIATSEGMMMTYSLGEGPTWVLGHGWSGSSRQFYTLMEHIAASGFKALAFDNPAHGESEGQFGHLPGFVAAFDSILEQQNCIAGVVAHSMGGAMVLESRHPLLQDKPVLLVAPVLNYTENLISTVERSGYSMKLFHDVVEDIAEQYHSPLDSINPLNRLNGRQAKAVIVHDKYDRFASYAHSELASTNQNVTLITTEGLGHGRILQSDQLKSGFDMLITEQKG from the coding sequence ATGAGCAGCAAAATCTATTTCAAGAAAAGCCGGGGCTTTGATCTACGCAGGCGGCTAATTAATCTGACGACCCGCTTACATCATCGGATTGCGCCTAACCATGCCAGAAGTGTTGCTCGGAAGGTGTTGCTGACGCCGGTGCGTAGCAAAAAAGCCGCTGCAGAGCCAGCTGGATTAACCCGTAAACCGATTGCCACTTCAGAAGGTATGATGATGACATACAGCCTGGGAGAAGGGCCAACTTGGGTACTTGGTCATGGTTGGTCTGGCTCTTCTCGCCAGTTCTATACTCTGATGGAGCATATTGCTGCCTCAGGCTTCAAAGCGTTGGCGTTTGATAATCCCGCGCATGGAGAAAGCGAGGGGCAGTTCGGGCATTTACCGGGCTTTGTGGCAGCATTTGATAGTATCTTGGAGCAGCAGAATTGTATTGCTGGGGTTGTCGCACACAGCATGGGTGGAGCGATGGTGTTGGAGAGCCGACATCCTTTGCTGCAGGACAAGCCCGTGTTGCTAGTGGCGCCGGTTTTGAACTATACCGAGAACCTTATCTCAACTGTAGAGCGGTCGGGGTATTCAATGAAGCTGTTTCATGATGTTGTCGAAGATATTGCCGAGCAGTATCACTCTCCGCTTGATAGTATCAATCCACTTAATCGCTTGAATGGCCGGCAGGCAAAAGCGGTAATTGTTCATGACAAATATGACCGCTTCGCTTCTTATGCTCACTCGGAGCTTGCAAGTACGAATCAGAACGTGACTTTAATTACAACCGAGGGGCTAGGGCATGGGCGGATCTTGCAAAGTGATCAACTAAAGAGCGGCTTTGATATGCTGATTACCGAACAGAAGGGGTAG
- a CDS encoding putative lipoprotein NlpC (COG0791), with amino-acid sequence MKGLLLSLAVTIWLSGCSSSPNTAASDDALDNTQTNAPRYEFVEMNVPIHQSPSLDSVYRQWRGTPYRLGGTTKAGIDCSAFVQIGLAEVFQQKLPRTTGEQVRQGKWVAITELQEGDLVFFKTGRTLRHVGIYLGESRFLHASTSQGVMISNLKNPYWRSTYWQARRVI; translated from the coding sequence GTGAAGGGACTGTTACTATCACTGGCTGTGACAATTTGGCTTTCAGGATGCTCATCCTCACCGAATACAGCGGCAAGTGATGATGCTTTAGACAATACACAGACGAATGCTCCTCGCTATGAATTTGTCGAGATGAATGTGCCGATTCACCAATCCCCCTCGCTTGATTCTGTCTATCGACAATGGCGGGGAACACCTTATCGCCTAGGGGGAACGACCAAGGCCGGCATTGATTGCTCGGCCTTTGTACAGATTGGATTGGCAGAAGTCTTTCAGCAGAAGCTGCCCCGGACGACTGGTGAGCAAGTCAGGCAAGGTAAGTGGGTGGCAATCACTGAACTGCAGGAGGGCGATCTTGTTTTCTTCAAAACAGGCCGTACCTTGCGCCATGTCGGCATCTATCTCGGTGAGTCTCGCTTTCTACATGCTTCCACTTCGCAAGGCGTTATGATATCTAACCTCAAAAACCCGTACTGGCGGAGTACCTACTGGCAAGCGAGGCGTGTTATTTAA
- a CDS encoding 1-acyl-sn-glycerol-3-phosphate acyltransferase (COG0204), which yields MLAFFRIFLAAIFIVFTTLFALVYCTLFKPRDPKHVHFFCRWFNQLQRIVGVELIHRGKEKIADVPKAVYISNHQNVFDFVTSPGMLPPRAVSIGKKSLLWIPFFGQLYWITGNILIDRENKSSARNTIQQVADAIHKRNLSVWMYPEGTRSKGRGLLPFKTGAFRMAIEAGVPIVPMCVSSIHNKISLSDRDNGIVIAEMLDPIDVSGYELKDARQLADHCHQLMERKIAELDAEVAELEQARSSDKVTINS from the coding sequence GTGCTTGCATTCTTCCGTATTTTCCTCGCGGCCATTTTCATCGTTTTCACAACACTGTTCGCACTGGTGTACTGTACCCTGTTCAAACCTCGCGATCCTAAGCACGTGCATTTTTTCTGCCGCTGGTTTAATCAACTACAACGTATTGTTGGCGTCGAGCTGATCCATCGCGGCAAAGAAAAAATCGCAGACGTTCCCAAAGCCGTTTACATCTCTAACCACCAGAATGTATTCGACTTTGTCACCTCTCCCGGTATGTTGCCACCCCGTGCTGTATCCATTGGCAAGAAAAGCCTGCTGTGGATCCCTTTCTTTGGCCAGTTGTATTGGATTACCGGCAATATCTTGATTGATCGAGAAAACAAATCAAGCGCCCGAAACACTATCCAACAAGTTGCTGACGCTATCCACAAACGTAACCTGTCGGTATGGATGTATCCAGAAGGAACCCGAAGCAAAGGCCGTGGCCTGCTGCCGTTTAAAACTGGTGCTTTCCGCATGGCTATCGAGGCTGGAGTGCCTATCGTACCGATGTGCGTCAGCTCTATTCACAACAAAATCTCCCTCTCGGACCGCGACAACGGTATTGTAATTGCAGAAATGCTAGATCCTATCGATGTTTCCGGTTACGAGCTGAAAGATGCCCGACAGCTGGCTGATCATTGCCACCAGCTAATGGAAAGGAAGATTGCTGAACTCGATGCCGAAGTTGCCGAGTTAGAACAAGCTCGCTCAAGCGATAAAGTGACTATCAACTCTTAG
- a CDS encoding transcriptional regulator (COG1309), with protein MSKKAATRQHILDTAFSLASREGLDSLTIGQLAKASGMSKSGLFAHFNSRENLQIAVLDYAGELFVERVIQPARLQAPDKIEQKLRLLLANWLAWNRSFQGSCMFLDAWTEHGDKEQSVQLRLKSVTRRWLDYLYRQIEQGKQQGEFVATLDSWQCVYQLYGVYLSSHLFLSMELETDDHQRFWLGVEGLMTHWRV; from the coding sequence ATGAGCAAGAAAGCAGCAACTCGCCAGCATATTTTGGATACCGCTTTTTCGCTGGCAAGTCGAGAAGGGCTGGACAGTTTGACTATTGGCCAACTGGCTAAAGCGTCAGGCATGTCAAAGAGCGGCTTGTTTGCGCATTTTAACTCTCGTGAAAACCTGCAAATTGCCGTGCTGGACTATGCTGGAGAGCTATTTGTTGAAAGGGTCATCCAGCCTGCCAGGCTGCAAGCGCCAGACAAGATAGAGCAGAAACTGCGGCTGTTGCTGGCGAACTGGCTAGCTTGGAATCGATCTTTCCAAGGGTCTTGTATGTTTCTTGATGCTTGGACAGAGCACGGTGATAAAGAGCAGTCTGTTCAGCTCAGGCTCAAGAGCGTTACAAGACGCTGGCTTGATTATCTATACCGGCAGATTGAGCAAGGTAAGCAACAGGGGGAGTTTGTTGCAACCTTGGACAGTTGGCAGTGCGTATATCAGTTATACGGGGTATACCTCAGCAGCCACTTGTTCCTCAGCATGGAGCTGGAAACGGATGATCACCAGCGTTTTTGGCTAGGGGTTGAAGGGCTGATGACCCATTGGCGTGTGTAG